Proteins co-encoded in one Leucobacter exalbidus genomic window:
- a CDS encoding MerR family transcriptional regulator codes for MRIGEVTERTSLSLRTLRHWEDAGLVSPSARTEGNFRLYTETDVERLLIIRRMKPLGYTLDEMRELLDVVDALAVTPDDALLRARLNEVREGAALRREKLTEHLAMADEFVGLLARL; via the coding sequence ATGCGGATCGGTGAAGTTACCGAGCGCACGTCTCTGTCGCTGCGCACCCTTCGACACTGGGAGGATGCGGGTCTTGTGTCACCGTCCGCGCGCACAGAAGGCAACTTCCGGCTCTACACCGAAACGGACGTCGAGCGGCTGTTGATCATTCGACGGATGAAACCGCTCGGGTACACACTCGATGAAATGCGCGAGCTGCTGGACGTCGTCGACGCGCTGGCCGTCACCCCTGACGATGCCTTGCTGCGTGCGCGCCTCAATGAAGTCCGTGAGGGTGCTGCGCTACGCCGCGAGAAGCTCACTGAGCATCTCGCTATGGCCGACGAGTTCGTGGGGTTGCTCGCCCGTCTGTAG
- a CDS encoding SulP family inorganic anion transporter, whose translation MTAVTPTRDAASRYRIEPTVIQALRSPRLLTREVLAGLVVALALIPEAIAFSIIAGVDPRVGLFSSFVMAVAIAFLGGRPAMITAATGAIALVIAPVAREHGMDYFIATVLLGGLIQIVLALLGVAKLMRFIPRSVMVGFVNALAILIFTSQFPQLIGVPWLVYPLVAVGLLVMYLMPRLTKVIPAPLVAIVLLTAAVIVFAWNVPNVGDQGELPRSLPELFIPNVPLTFETLQIIAPFALAMAVVGLLESLMTAKLVDDITDTHSRKTREALGQGAANVLSGAFGGMGGCAMIGQTMINVKASGARTRISTFLAGVFLLVLILALGDVVAVIPMAALVAVMILVAIATFDWHSIRLSTLKRMPKSETAVMLITVIATVWTHNLAVGVILGVIAAMIMFARRVAHFVSVTRTIDDSGTTATYAVNGELFFASSNDLTTQFEYTDDPETVVIDMSRSHVWDASTVAALDAIITKYENRGKTVTIEGLNDTAAAFHGRLTGNLGNGH comes from the coding sequence ATGACTGCCGTCACCCCTACACGTGATGCCGCATCGCGCTATCGCATCGAACCCACCGTCATACAGGCGCTGCGAAGCCCGCGCCTGCTAACCCGCGAAGTCCTCGCCGGCCTCGTTGTCGCCCTCGCGCTCATCCCGGAAGCAATCGCGTTCTCGATCATCGCGGGCGTAGATCCACGCGTAGGCTTGTTTTCCTCGTTCGTCATGGCGGTCGCTATCGCGTTCCTGGGTGGTCGCCCCGCAATGATCACCGCCGCAACGGGCGCTATCGCGCTCGTCATCGCACCGGTCGCCCGCGAGCATGGCATGGACTACTTCATCGCCACCGTCCTTTTGGGCGGGCTCATCCAGATCGTTCTGGCGCTGCTCGGCGTCGCAAAGCTGATGCGGTTTATCCCTCGTTCGGTGATGGTCGGATTCGTGAACGCGCTGGCAATCCTGATCTTCACGTCGCAGTTCCCGCAGCTCATCGGTGTCCCGTGGCTGGTTTATCCGCTCGTTGCCGTCGGACTGCTCGTGATGTACCTGATGCCGCGGCTGACGAAAGTTATCCCCGCGCCCCTAGTCGCGATCGTCTTACTGACAGCCGCTGTCATCGTTTTCGCCTGGAACGTCCCGAACGTGGGCGACCAGGGCGAGCTGCCGAGAAGCCTGCCCGAGCTGTTCATTCCGAACGTGCCGCTCACGTTCGAAACTCTCCAGATCATCGCGCCCTTCGCCCTCGCGATGGCCGTCGTCGGGCTGCTCGAATCCCTCATGACCGCGAAGCTTGTCGATGACATCACCGACACCCACTCCCGGAAGACCCGCGAAGCCCTAGGTCAGGGAGCAGCCAACGTCCTCTCCGGCGCGTTCGGAGGCATGGGTGGCTGCGCGATGATCGGCCAGACGATGATCAACGTCAAAGCATCCGGCGCACGCACCCGCATCTCGACCTTCCTTGCAGGCGTGTTCCTTCTCGTGCTGATCCTCGCCCTCGGCGACGTCGTCGCTGTGATCCCCATGGCCGCCCTCGTGGCAGTGATGATCCTGGTAGCGATCGCCACGTTCGACTGGCACAGCATCCGACTGAGTACTCTCAAGCGGATGCCCAAGAGCGAAACCGCAGTCATGCTCATCACTGTCATCGCGACCGTCTGGACCCACAACCTCGCCGTAGGCGTCATCCTCGGAGTCATCGCCGCAATGATCATGTTCGCCCGCCGCGTCGCGCACTTCGTCAGCGTCACCCGCACCATCGACGACAGCGGCACAACGGCGACCTACGCTGTGAATGGCGAGCTATTCTTTGCCTCAAGCAACGACCTCACCACCCAATTCGAATACACAGATGACCCCGAGACTGTGGTCATCGACATGAGCCGCTCGCACGTATGGGACGCCTCAACTGTCGCGGCTCTCGACGCAATCATCACCAAGTACGAAAACCGCGGCAAAACCGTCACTATCGAAGGCCTCAACGACACCGCCGCAGCCTTCCACGGTCGCCTCACCGGGAACCTCGGCAACGGCCACTGA